The region CTGTGGGATAGTCGACGCGAATATGCAGCAGGAAGCGGTCGAGCTGTGCTTCCGGCATAGGGTAAGTCCCCTCTTGCTCAAGCGGGTTTTGCGTTGCGAGAACGAAGAATGGACTTGGAAGCTTGCGAATGGTACCGCCGGCGCTGACTTGACGCTCTTGCATCGCTTCCAGCATCGCCGCTTGGGTCTTCGGTGGAGTTCGATTGATTTCGTCGGCGAGAATCAGATTCGCGAAGATCGGGCCTTCCAAAAACTCGTACCGTCGCTTCTTCGATTCCAGGTCTTCCTGAATGATCTCTGTCCCGGTGATATCGCTTGGCATCAAGTCAGGGGTAAACTGAATTCGCTTGAAGCTCAGGTGCAGCGATTCTGCCAACGAACTCACCAAAAGAGTCTTCGCCAGTCCGGGCACCCCTTCCAAAAGTGCATGTCCACGAGCGAACATCGCAACGAGAACTTGCTCGATTACGTCCGACTGCCCGACGATCACTTTGGCCAGTTCGTCGCGAAGTTTGCCATACGCGTTTTCGCATTCCTGGACGGCAGCGACGTCGCTTTGAGAGATTGGATCAGATGCCATAACTCAAGTGCCTCTAAATCGAAGTACGTTAATTGCGGGATGTTTGGGTCGAAAAGGGGTTAGTCGATGTTCTCGAAGTAACGTCGAAGTCGCTCTTCATATCCGGGAGGTGCCGAACGACGAACGCTGGCACGAATCGATTGCTGAACTCCGGGGGGAAGCTTGGTAAACCAAGGCTCTTTCTCGAAAGAACGGGCGGCCGGATTCGAGTTGCTCGTTCCACTTCCTCCAGGCGACTCTTGTTCAGAGCTCTCGCTACCAGGCATCGACTCAGGCGAGGTGGAAGCTTGCGAGTTCGACGGTTGATTGTTGGTCGGTTGCCCCTGCATAGCGTTTTGTGCGGTCGCATCTGCTGGCGTAGCCGATTGAGATGCGGAGGGATTGTCGAGCATGGCCGACGCAGGCGCCGCCATACCGAGTGGATCAATCGTGGCGACCTCGTTCGAGTCGGAGGGATCGCCATCGGCAATCAATTCGGGCATTTGGTCCCAAAGTGATTCCATGGCCTCCATACCAGCCAATGCTTGCGCGGTCACTTGTGGTGTAGGAGAAACCATTGAGTTCCCCATTTCGCCCGACGGCTGCTGATTGGGGCTTCCTTGGGACGCCAGGGTACCAGATTGCGTTGGATTGCTACTTGGCTCGGAAGGAGTGCTACCCATGGGGGAGCCATCCGCAGGGCTGCCGGGCTCTTGAGTGGTATCCCCCGGTTGGCCTTCTGCTTCGCTCGACGGTGCTGTTCCTTCCGCAGCAGCTTCATCACCAGAGTTACCTTCGGCTGGCTGATTCATCTGCGACATGGGAACAGGAAGTCGCGAGGCCGTTTGTAATGCGTCCCGAACCGGTTGATTCGCGATCTGGCTTTGCTGAGCGGTGTTCGCGGCCAACTGGGTTGCTTCTCGCTGCGAATTGGCGAACTGACGCATCGATTCGGCCAGCTGAGAAGCAATTGGGTTAGGCTGAGTTTCTTGGTCTGCCGGAGCTTCGCCAGAAGCCTCGCCGGTAGCGTTGCTAGGATCTACGTCTCCAGAACTGCTTTCAGAAGGCATCGGTTGCGAGCCCTCTCCATTTTCGGGATTGGATGATTCTCCTTCGCCCATCGGTTGCGTGGCGTTTTCTGCAGCTTGGTTGTTTGCCATCAATTGTTCGGACAGTTCTTGGATCTTGGCGCCTGAGTTGTCGATGTTGTCGAGCAGTTGGGCGATCTGTTCCGCTGCTTGTTTGTCGGCGACGATCGGTTGGCGACGGCCGGCGAGTTCGGCGCGAGCCTGTTGAACTTGATTCTGTCGTTCTTCCGGCGTGGGAGTCGTTGGCGAAGATTGCGATTCCATGGGCGAATTCGCCGAGTTCATCGGATCTGCGGGCGAGCCAGACACTGCTGGCATGGGCTGAGCATTCCCTTCGCTCATTTCTCCGGACGAGCTTTCTGATGCTTCGGACATGTCCTGACTATCGGTTGCGGCATTGGAATTCTCGGCTGACGCTTCCATCGGTGAGGCGGAATTGTTGGCCGCCATTTCATTGGTTTGAGGCGTTTTATTGGGGGATTGGCGAAGTCTCGCGGCTGCTTCGGGCGAGATCATGCCTGCCTCGTTGGCCAAGGCTTCCATTTTAGCTTCGGCGGCGGAAGCCTCTTGTTGTGCTGGCATTTCGCCCAGTGATTTATCAACGGAATCGATTTGATCAATTTGCTCGCCAGCCGTTTGAGCCAATTGTTGGGCGGCCTCTTTCGCTGCGCTACGAAGTGCCTTGGCGGCATCGTTCAGGTTCTGTTGAGCTTGTTGCGATTCGGATTGAAGCTTCTGAGCATTCTTGCCTTGGGCTTCCGGCGATTGTTGTTCTTGAGCCATCGCCTTGGCTGCGTCGCTCGCTTTGTCGATCTGAGCTTGCGCCTTCTTTAAAGCTTCCGCGGCGTCAGGTGCTGTATTTTTGGTTCCTTCCGCGACGCGATTGGCAACAGCGGCAATGTCGCTTTGAGTTTCAGCCAATGCTTGTATATCTTGGTTTTGGCTCTGCTGAGGATCGTTGGCTACTTTGGCGGCATCGCGTGAGATCTCTTGTTGTGCCGCGGCGGCGCGATCCAAGGCTTCTGCGGCTCGGGCAAGTTCGCCGATCTTGGTCGCGAGTTGCTGGCGTTTGGCATCGGCCAACGTCGACGAAACATTCTCTAAAGCTTGCTGCGTTGCGTCGGAGGCGTCAGAAAGAGCATCTTGCGTTTGCGAATCGGTGTTCTCCTGGGAAGCTTTCTCTGCTTGAGCAGCGGCCTCGTTGGCCATCGCTTTCGCCTCGGCGATCATCGGCTTCACAGCTTCCGGCAGGTTTTCCGTCTGGGCTGCTTCATCTAACGCCTGTCCGGCGTCTCGCTCCATCTGAGCAATTTGCTCAGCCGTTTCTGGTGCCTTTTCAAACTGTTCTTCGGCCGACTTTTGCTGGTCGAGGGCCTTTTCGAGCTCCTGTTTCGCTGTTTCTAAAGCGGCGATTTGCTCTTCGCGTTCGTCTGCACTTGCGACATTGGGTGGCACTGCTTGTTCAAGAAGCTGATCTTTCAATGTTTCGAGCTTGGCGAGCACCTCATCTTGTTTTTCTAATGCGGACTCCTGGTCTCCTTCGAACAATTCAGCAACAGCCTCGGCAGCCGAGTTGCTGGCTTCTTCCACGGCTTCAGCGTTCTCTGGCTGGCTGGCCATCTGTTTGGCGAGTTCTTCCAACTTCTTTTGAATCGATTCTTGCTTCTGGGAGAGCTCATCCGCTTTTTCTGGGGTTAGCTCTTCCTGGCTAGTTTCGGCTTTAACTTCTTCCTGTTGATCTTTAAGCTTCTCGATCTCATTCATTGCCGAGTCGAGGCTGTTATCGGCGAGTCCTTGGGCCTGTTGAAGGTCTTCCAGGATTTTATAGAGCGCGGCGACGAAAGCATCCTGGTGGACACTTGCCCCGGAATAACGACCTTCGCGAATGCTAGTGAGTGCGCCTTGCACTTCATCGGAGGCGTTGTTTTCTTTGAGGATCTGTTGTCCGGTAATCGCGGAGTTGGCGAGCGAACCTCCCCAGCTTCGCATGTCGAGAAGGGCTTCTTCCAGGTGATGAAACATCATCACGGCATCTGTCTGTCGGGAAAGATTTCCGAGAGCCGCTTCGTCACGTGACTCCATCGGAAGCTGTGGGAGCTCGCGCGTTTGCGAAGAGACCGATTCCTGAACAGAAATGAGTTCCCTGACTTGGGCATGCAGTCGGGCGAGACGCATCCGGCGGTAGAGTCGCTGACGCTCGGCCATCAATGTCAAAAGAACTTTGCGAACTTCTGCTCGCGCTTCGGTGATGGCGTTGATTCGATCCTGCCCCTCGACCTCTTGGGCAAGAATAAGCTTCTGGACGACCCCCTGCATTTCATTGCCAATGAGTTCGTCTAAATTCTCCCGCATCTGGGTGATGTCGTTGTAAATCGGAACAGTCGTCAGACCGTTTTGTTTAAGCTGGGCGGCCTGAAGATCAAGCACTTGGGACACCAACTGACGCGTCAGCGCTTGAGCCTGTTGCTGCGTGTATTGCTTCCGCCGTAACGTTGTGACGTCCGAATCTTGTGCGGACGCAAACGAAGGTTGCAGCACAATAGGTGTGACGGCGGTCAGTAAAATCAAACCGAGAAGCATCGAGCGTATCATTGGGTTTCTCCCAATCCTAATTGCTGTTGGATCAACTCGCTCAACATTTGTTCCGATTGCTTGTCCGCTTCGGCAATGGCTGCCAAAACGGTGCTTTCATCACCGA is a window of Bremerella sp. TYQ1 DNA encoding:
- a CDS encoding MoxR family ATPase, producing the protein MASDPISQSDVAAVQECENAYGKLRDELAKVIVGQSDVIEQVLVAMFARGHALLEGVPGLAKTLLVSSLAESLHLSFKRIQFTPDLMPSDITGTEIIQEDLESKKRRYEFLEGPIFANLILADEINRTPPKTQAAMLEAMQERQVSAGGTIRKLPSPFFVLATQNPLEQEGTYPMPEAQLDRFLLHIRVDYPTGAEEWEIARRVTSGAQEAIGACMSGEQIVQFQDLVKRVPVSDQVLGYAWALIRATRPGSEEAPSFVNQWVAWGAGPRGLLTLVTCAKARAILYGRYHASIGDVQAMVKPALRHRLAANYSAQANGYTSDKLIEMLLEEVSSEKTYACPAA